In the genome of Alphaproteobacteria bacterium, the window CCGTATAACGATGAGAAGAATAAAAGAGAGAGGGCAAAAAAGTTGTTAACGGTACAATAATACACGCATTGGAAATTACCAGAAAAGCTTGAAGAATAAGGTATTTTTGCCACGTAGGATCCTGCGAAATATAATAATATAAGGGTAAAGAAAACACCAATAGAACGAGTAAAGCCCCCCTCATCATTTTAAGCGCCGTTAGCCGATCCGCCAAATATCCTGTGAGCGGCATTAAAAGGCCTGAACATAATAAAACAATTGTGTTATCAAACAAAATTTCTGTACGAGATAATCCCAATTCAACGAACCAAACATTTATATAGACTGTTGCAAGGTAAAGGGGAACAAGGTTGGCCCCCCCAAAAACTATTGAACTCAGAAATTCTTTTTTGTTCAAAGTATAAACACTACGGAAAGGATGTTTTATGGGCCCCTCAAGTTTGGATAAGGCTTTAAACTCTGGTGTCTCTTGAATATCTTTACGAAGCCAATAAATAATGATTCCCATAATGCCCCCAAATATAAAGGGAATACGCCACCCCCAGGTTGGCATAAAGAAAGAGGTACAGAAGGTTCCAATAGCCGTGCCCATAACAGCTCCTGCAAAACCGGAACCAATTAAAATTCCTGCCTTTAAACCCGGGTGCTTCTTTTGAGCATGCTCAAAAACATAAATCATGGCACCTGAATATTCACCGCCCACACTTATTCCCTGAATAAGTCGCAAGATCAAAAGAAGGATGGGTGCCGCCAATCCTATATAACTGTAGGTGGGAAGTAGACCAATTAAAAAAGTCGGTAATATAGCCAGACTAATGGAAAGTAATAAAGCTCGCTTACGCCCATACCGATCCCCAATATACCCGAAAATCACGCCCCCTAAAGGGCGCATAGAAAAGCCAGCCGCAAAAATTGCAAAACTAGCCAGTATGGAAGAGTATCCTGAATCAGGTGGAAAAAACACAGGGGCTAAAAGTACTGCAAAGAAACCATACAGGGAAATGTCGTAGTGTTCAAATAAATGTCCTGCGACAATAGAAAAAGTTTGCTTTGCTTTTGTTTTCATTTATTCATTCTCTATATTAGAATATTATTAATTTTTAATTATTTATATTTGCAAATTTCTTTTTAAAAAAATCTTCAATATTTTTTATTAATTTATTTTGTTGGAAATAGGTTGGATAAGTTAAACACATCGTAACCATTGGCCCCTCCAAATCGGGAAGAACTCTGACTAAAGAATACCCGCTCGCCTCAATTGCTTCTGCAGATAAAGAAATAATTCCTAGACCATTTCGGGCAGCTTTGATAAGAGCAGCACTCGAATTTATACACAATAAATCTTCAGATTTTATATCAAGATTTTTTAAATGCCAATTGATGTTTGGGTAGGTCATTTTGTCAAAATCTTTTGCAAAAACGAGCAATCTATGACGAATTAAGTCTGTTTGTTTTTTTGGAATTCCATATCTTTCCAGATATTCAGAAGATGCCCAAAGCCCGACATGAAAATCTCGCAAAGGAACTTGAATAATGTTGTCCAGTTCCTCACTTTTTGGCGTTATAGAAATAACTCTCGCCTTCATTTCTTCCGATAATAAGTTGTCATGACGTAAGAAATTTAAATGAATAGAAGGATATTCTTCAAAAAAACTAGGCAGTATAGGCACAATCCAGTCTTCTATTAAAGATGACGTGGTATAAATAGTCACTTCCCCTTTGTTAAGGTTCGGATCTGACCCCATCATTGCTTTTACATTTTCAATTGATCCGATAATCCCGGGCAGAGCCCCAAACAGGATTTGCCCTTGTCTTGTCAGTTTAAGTCCAGCAATACCTTGTTTGCGTTCGAGAAGTGTCGTCCCGAGTTCGCGTTCTAATACCGAGAGTTGCCGGGAAACTTTCCCGACAGGAATGTCTTTAATTTCTGCGAGCTTCCGGACACTTCCTGCCAGAACGAGTTCGTAGAAATTTTTTAAATATTCAAAGTCCATAATTAATCCGTAAATAATGTTTCTGCTATATCGAGTAAGAGAGCAGAATCATTAAATCAATTCTCCTTTAAGCAAATGGGGTATTTTGTCACGTCTATTTTTCGTTTGAAACAAAATTAAGGCAAAAAAATGCCTGACCGCCACTATCAGAGTTATTATCGAAAGTTTCTAAACCTAGATAACGCAACTGAACCAAGCTATCTTAAACGATTTGAGAAAAAGATATACGGTATCTGAGTCAGTGCATATTTCGTACCATAATCAAATGCTGGTTCTGTTTCAAGATATGTTATGAGATATTTTTTTGTTTACAAATGAAACATTTTTGTAATAAGTTCATAAGAGCGAATTACTGTTCTGATAAACGAAACAATAAGAGATATTATCCACTAAGTTAGAAATTTGGCGCTAAAGATAATAAATTTAGTTCTAATTCTAAAAAATTACAGTAAATCAGAAAGAATTTTAAAAAAAGTAGAAACAAAAATTAAGTTTTTAAATTTTAATTGGAGTTGCACGAGATATTCTTTGAATGAGCACCTGCTTTTCAAGAAGTCTTTGCACTAAAAAGAACGGGGAGGCGTGATTATGCTCTACATTGTTCCAAAAACCACACTGTCTAATCAATCGGAGGGCCATACTCATAAAGTTGACCAAAACCCGAAAAACAACCCGTCCTTCAAGAAGCAATTTCTTTCAAATTTCCATGAATTGTCCCCTAACCTCTTTTCATTTTATGCCCAAGATGCGCGCTATGATCTACGCTGCTCTTTCGTGCTAGCTATCCAAGATACGTTAATATGTGATCTTAGCGAACAGTCGAATGAAGAGTATTTAATACCAATGGCGATGAGTGACTGGCCCATTCTAGAAGCTCAAAAGCTACCTGAAAAAGCATTTGGCAATGAATATATACAAGAAATGTTGACTGCACGATTCTATCTCAACATGCTAGAATCCCTCCTTGTATTTTGCCAAGCGACAAATGCAAATGGGTTAGCTTTAACTGTTGATGATAGCAATCTGGATGCCCTTGAAATTTATCGAAATTTTATATTCCATGAATCACGGATACCAACACTTTCAGAGGAAAAAATTCAAATTAGGATATCCGCAGATCATGATACTCACCAGGAATTGGTTAAACATCTACAGAAGGTTAATCAAGACTTCCGTCAAACCCTCTGGCGCAATCAATGGGGAAATCCAGCATTACGGGCCTATTTGAAATATTTTGCATTATCTGATTTTTAAATCAACCTAAGCCTTAGCTCCCCAATTTACTTCTCCGTCAAATGCATAACTCCATCCCAGTCTTCGGGGGGAGGGTTCTCTTTGAAATTGTTACACCTTTCCAAATATACTGAGACTGTAAAATCATCTCCATAGTGAACCTTGATATCCTCAAGAAGACTGATTGCTGCGTCCCAACGGCGCTCAACATATAGCTGGAATGCTTTCGTAAAGAGAGTGCAATAGTTGACTTGCATTTCCGAAGGAAGAAGTGATGGATTATCCTGAAAAATTCCCACCAACTCATAAATTTTTACAGGCTTTACCTTTCCTTTTACAGCGACAAGATCAACAGGACGAACAAGACAACGTTCTTTAACCTCATGGTATACTTCTTCACTAATAATAATATGGGTATGATACATTTTATTTGTACCCTCTAATCGAGCTGCCAAATTAACAGTATCTCCAAGAGCTGTGTAGTTCATGCGGTCGGATGATCCCATATTTCCAACAATAACATCCCCTGTATGAATCCCGATGCGGGTCTCTAATATTGGCTTGTTTTCTATCGCCCACTGTCTATTTAAGTGTGAAAGACGTTGTTGAAGAGTAAGAGCCGAACGGCAAGCATTTAGAGCTTGATCCTTATCCGCAATCGGTGCGCCCCAGAATGCCATAACCGCATCGCCAATATATTTATCAATAGTGCCATTGCCTTTCATAATAATTTGAGTGACTTCTTCAAAATAATCAGACAAATGCACGACAAGCTTTTCTGGCGGGTAGTTCTCTGAAACTGTTGTGAAATTTACAACATCCGAGAAAAGCAATGTGACACGCCGCAATTTTCCACCAATTTTCACAGATTGATTCGTCTTTAAAAGCTTCGCAACCAATACTTTAGGAATGAACTTAGAAAAAGCACGCATACTCATACGCATAGAGGATATTGAATTATTTAAAAGCTGTAATTCATAAATATCTGTGTTGATCTCATCATTACTGTCAAGTTCAAAATTTTTAATCCTCGTGGCTTCTTCAGAGAGCAAAATGATAGGACGGGCAATTCGCCGGGAAATAAAGCCAATCAACGTTACCGACGTCAAAAAAATGAGGAATGTAATAAGCAGGATCTTGCGCTGGGTATCTTTGATGCTGCCAACGAAAGTATCAATAGGAACAATAAGGCCAATCGCCCACTTTTTCTCAAACTCTTTTGGAAAGAAGGAAAAACTTGAAATATACTCAATTCCATCCTTCTCAAAAGTAAAGTTATCCTTCTGATCATTTCTAAATTTTTGATAACCTAAGACAACGCGCTTATCGCTTAACTCATTTAGATTGATGGCACGAACTTTTTCCCCTTCAACCTTAACCATTTGGCTTTTATCTGTACTGGCAATTAATTCCTCTTTTTCTGTAAGAATAAAAGCTGCATAACCCTTAGAGATGCGTGTTTCATTTAAAAATTCAGATATGGCGCCCATTTCAATGTCAACAGCAATAACCCCAAAGAAGTCACCTTCTGAGTTTGTAAGGGGATATCCGGTTGTAATACCTGGCTTTTTTGTTGAACTAAAAACATACACGTCACTCCACTGGGAAAGGCGTGATTGCGAAACACTGACATACCAATCTCTGATCAAGTGATTATACATCACTTTAGGAATGGCTTCCCTATCCTGAATTTTACCTTCTGCGTCTTGATATTCCCACACTTCGGAAACATGACCATTGGCACGCGTAATGTAGCGTATTGACGAAACACTACCTCCTGGGAGAGGACGAGAGGGGTCCGTGCGGTAGGTAGAGGAAGAATTAAGGCTTTTAACTTGAAGAAATGTTCCGTCTTCCGTTCCTATATAAATTGAAGATAGGTAGGGATAAGATCTTAATATACCTTCCATAAACGCGATAAGTGGTTGGTTTTCATTGGTAATAGGAGCCTTATCTTTAACAAGATTTGCCCCAAGATGAGTAATGAGTTGCGCTTGATTCAAATAGGAAATAACTTTTGCTACAGAGAACTTACTGACATGAGTCAACAAATCTTCAGAAACTTGAAGCATAGATTCAGAATTTGAATGATAGGTATACCACGTAGTAGCAAGGGTCGTCCCAAAAGTAATAAAGAAGAAGCTCGCCATGATATCGACATAGAGCTTTCTACTTTTCCACGAGAATTTATAATTCTCCATTACGACATTCCTTTCCTCATGACTCTCCTATGAAATGATAAAATGAAAATGTTTTATTTTTCGTTAATGACAAGGCGATGAATAAGCCCTCCCCACAATCCGTAAATCCAATTTTACTAAAAAAGGGATAGCTTTGTTTAGAAAAATGCTTTTTTTAAAGTGATGAATCATATAAAAATGGATTGCACTTTGCACAGCTCAATTTTTAGTCTAGAGTGAGCAATAAAAATTAGATAATAAGGGGCATTTCTCGTGAATTATATTAATCGCTATTTTATTCGAATGATGGCTTTTTTAGCTGCTATGGCTGGTGTTGTTGCGGTAATTTTCACTCCCCTTTTAACAGCATTTAAAAACAATATCCCCCTCAATTCAGTTATTCTTGTGACATTAAGTCTCGGTATTGGTATCGTTTTTTATCGTTTATATCGGCTTCGCCAAGAGCAGTCGTGGTTTGAGAGTTATGAACGGGGCGAAGAACGTTTTCCCGGAACGCCCGCCCCAAAAATCCTTATACCTCTGTCAATTTCTTTAGGGGAAAGTCAACAACATCATCAATTAACCACTTTGAACCTTCGTTCTATTCTTTCCAGTATTGAAGCTAGACTCGATGAAACACGAGACGTTTCGCGATACATGATCGGACTTTTAATTTTTCTAGGCCTATTAGGAACTTTCTGGGGCCTATCTCAAACAATTGGAGCCATTGCTGGTGTTATAACAGGGCTAGAAGTAGACTCAACAAACGTCAAAGACTCATTCCAAACCCTTAAGCAGGGATTACAAGCTCCTTTAATGGGTATGGGAACAGCATTTAGCACATCCATGTTTGGATTAGCAGGATCATTAGTCTTAGGGTTCTTAGATCTCCAAGTCACAAAGGCAGCTGGCTGTTTATATCATAATCTAGAAGATCATTTAACAGGACAAACCAAAACAACTCCTGATTTTAGCAACACAAACATTGGATCTGGCCATAGCGGTCCTGCGTACACCCATAGTCTTTTAGAACAAACCGCTGAAGGCATGGGCCAACTTCAAAATATAATGCAGCGCAATGAGGACAATAGGAGTAATATTCTCCAATCGCTTCATATGGTTGGTGAAAAAATGTCAATGCTGACAGAACAAATGGTTTCCCAACAAGTCTTGCTTAAAAAAATGGCTCAAGGACAAGTTGACCTTCAAAAGCAACTTGAAACATTTGCAACAATTGCCGCAACACCGGCTTTTAATGGTGGCGATGATGGAATCAAGCAATATTTGCGAAATTTAGATGCAACAACTCTCCGATTGTTAGAAGAACTCATAGAGGGCAGAGACCGCGGCATTCAAGAGCTTCGAGGGGAAATACGTCTTGTCGCAAGGACAATTTCTGCGCTTGCTGACCAAGAAGCTGCTTAGCTCCTATTCCCTTAGGGCTTCTACGGGCGCAATCCACTTGATTTCTCACAGAAAATATTGTTGTAAAGGGTCTGTTTTTTGTGATAGACCATTGAAGATGTAGTAGAATATACTTACTATGTCATTTTGACGTATGTCTAATGTGTTTTTCTAATAATAATATTATAGAATAATCATATGCTTAATCGCTTAGTTTTTCTATTTTTGCAGAAGAAAAATTCGAAACCTACGGTAATGATTGGTATTAACAATGAAGGATTAACTAGAAAATGAGTGCTAAAGATTCAACTCAACCCGAATTTACAGGATGGCGTGCCGCTCTATGGCCCATTCATAACTATGAACTCAAGAAGTTCTTACCGCTGGCTTTTATCATGTTTTGTATATTGTTTAATTACACATTATTACGAGACACAAAAGATACAATCGTTGTAAACTCCGCCGGTGCGGGTGCAATTTCATTCTTGAAATTATACTGTGTCACTCCTGCGGCCATTTTGTTTGTTATTATTTATGCAAAGCTAACGAATATTTTGTCTCGTGAAAACGTGTTTTATGCCGTTGTCATGCCGTTCTTAATATTTTTTGGTGCTTTTGCCTTTATCATTTATCCAAATCTTGAAGCTTTACACCCCAGCCCAGAATCAATTTCTGCTCTAAAACTGGCACATCCGGCTTTAGTTGGATTTATTGATATTTATGCTTATTGGTCATTTTCCTTGTTCTATGTTCTCTCAGAGATTTGGGGAAGTGCAATGATTGCTTTGATGTTCTGGCAATTCGCCAACCACGTCGTACGCATGAGAGAGTCTAAACGATTTTATGGATTGTTTGGTGTGGTTGCAAACGTAGCCTTGATCTTATCAGGTCAATTGGTGCGCTACTGTTCCGAAGATATTAAGCAGTTCTACCCTTCTCATGAAGAAGCCTGGCAAATGTCTTTATACCTTCTCATGGGTTCCGTTGTTGTTTTTGGTGCATTTTCCATGATGATTTATCGATGGATGCATACGTCTGTTTTGACAGATAAGCGTTTCTTCGATCCAGAAGAAGCAGGCGTTCCCAAGAAGAAGAAAGAGAAGCCTTCCCTTACTGAAAGCTTTAAGTTAATTCTTCGTTCCCCTGAATTAGGATTCATTGCCCTCTTAATTATGGCCTATGGAATTACAATTAACTTGATTGAAGTTCAATGGAAAAATCAGCTCGGTCTCTTTTTCGGAGGAGATAAAGGGGGATACAACGCGTTCATGGGGAATTTCTCCACATTGACCGGTATCTTCACCATTGTGTTTGGATTGGTTGTTGGATCGAATATTCTACGCCGTGTCAGTTGGTTTAGTGCTGCTGTCATCACACCTCTTGTTATTACGTTGGGTGGTTTTATATTCTTCGCCTTTATCTTTGCGAAAGACTGGGTTGACTTTATCTTGCATGCCATATCGACAAGCCCCGTGGCAGCTGCAAGCTTCTTAGGCGCAGGAATTATTATCATCTCAAAAGGAATCAAATATATCTTGTTCGATTCCACGAAAGAAATGGCATATATTCCCCTAGATGATGAATTGAAAACCAAAGGTAAAGCGGCCGTAGACGTCATTGGTGGGCGTGCTGGTAAAGCCGGTGGTGCTTTCGTTCAAAGTAACCTTCAAATGATCCTAGCCGCTGTTGGAATCAGCAGTGGTGCAGGTGAAGTTGCAGCGACAGCTCCTTATGCATTTGGTATTTTTGCCGTCATTTGCGTTCTGTGGCTCTTCGCTGTAAAAGGCTTATCTACCAAAGTTACAGCAGCTGTCGCAAGACGCGCTGAAGAAACAAAAGCCGCTAAATAAAGGTTTTTAACCGACTTTTGTAGGGAAGCGGGGAGATTTTTCTCCCCGTTTTTTTATGGCCAAAATACTAAAAAATTATTTTGATTAAAAAACATCTGGAGAATAAGATCGTTCTTGAGAATGGAGCGGAGTTAAAGATTCCGATACTTTATCATCGTCATTCCTGACATCCGCCAAAGCCATCGTAGGACTTGATGGGGTAACCGCCATAACTTTATTGACAGCTTTCGCAAATGCATTCCGCAATACCCCTTGATATCTTTTTAGGACCTTTTCATCTCCTGCCACATCGATAAGTTCAAGGTGCGAATTAACCCATTGGCTCATTATTCCCCGAAAGTAATCCATAGATTGCTTGGGTTGACTGAATTGACATTGAAAAAGCATCTCCGGAGAGATTTTTAGCATTTCGTCGCGAATTTTTCTTTCTTGATATTCATCAGCATCGTACCATTTTTGACGAACATCATCGAATTCCCGTAACTCTCGCAATTCTAAATCCCCAGGAAAGTTTGCCCAGCCTGAGCTCACGAATAAAGCTATATATAAGCTACCAATCAACCCATTTCTTGTGCGGACGGGAAGAAATATTTGAAACATAATAACCTCACT includes:
- a CDS encoding MHS family MFS transporter, producing the protein MKTKAKQTFSIVAGHLFEHYDISLYGFFAVLLAPVFFPPDSGYSSILASFAIFAAGFSMRPLGGVIFGYIGDRYGRKRALLLSISLAILPTFLIGLLPTYSYIGLAAPILLLILRLIQGISVGGEYSGAMIYVFEHAQKKHPGLKAGILIGSGFAGAVMGTAIGTFCTSFFMPTWGWRIPFIFGGIMGIIIYWLRKDIQETPEFKALSKLEGPIKHPFRSVYTLNKKEFLSSIVFGGANLVPLYLATVYINVWFVELGLSRTEILFDNTIVLLCSGLLMPLTGYLADRLTALKMMRGALLVLLVFSLPLYYYISQDPTWQKYLILQAFLVISNACIIVPLTTFLPSLFYSSHRYTGISVSYTLGQATLGGLTPVLATLLTDSIGQKWAPSLLLSASSLLFLIALRICQKPRFG
- a CDS encoding LysR family transcriptional regulator, with amino-acid sequence MDFEYLKNFYELVLAGSVRKLAEIKDIPVGKVSRQLSVLERELGTTLLERKQGIAGLKLTRQGQILFGALPGIIGSIENVKAMMGSDPNLNKGEVTIYTTSSLIEDWIVPILPSFFEEYPSIHLNFLRHDNLLSEEMKARVISITPKSEELDNIIQVPLRDFHVGLWASSEYLERYGIPKKQTDLIRHRLLVFAKDFDKMTYPNINWHLKNLDIKSEDLLCINSSAALIKAARNGLGIISLSAEAIEASGYSLVRVLPDLEGPMVTMCLTYPTYFQQNKLIKNIEDFFKKKFANINN
- a CDS encoding flagellar motor protein MotA; this encodes MNYINRYFIRMMAFLAAMAGVVAVIFTPLLTAFKNNIPLNSVILVTLSLGIGIVFYRLYRLRQEQSWFESYERGEERFPGTPAPKILIPLSISLGESQQHHQLTTLNLRSILSSIEARLDETRDVSRYMIGLLIFLGLLGTFWGLSQTIGAIAGVITGLEVDSTNVKDSFQTLKQGLQAPLMGMGTAFSTSMFGLAGSLVLGFLDLQVTKAAGCLYHNLEDHLTGQTKTTPDFSNTNIGSGHSGPAYTHSLLEQTAEGMGQLQNIMQRNEDNRSNILQSLHMVGEKMSMLTEQMVSQQVLLKKMAQGQVDLQKQLETFATIAATPAFNGGDDGIKQYLRNLDATTLRLLEELIEGRDRGIQELRGEIRLVARTISALADQEAA
- a CDS encoding NTP/NDP exchange transporter, with product MSAKDSTQPEFTGWRAALWPIHNYELKKFLPLAFIMFCILFNYTLLRDTKDTIVVNSAGAGAISFLKLYCVTPAAILFVIIYAKLTNILSRENVFYAVVMPFLIFFGAFAFIIYPNLEALHPSPESISALKLAHPALVGFIDIYAYWSFSLFYVLSEIWGSAMIALMFWQFANHVVRMRESKRFYGLFGVVANVALILSGQLVRYCSEDIKQFYPSHEEAWQMSLYLLMGSVVVFGAFSMMIYRWMHTSVLTDKRFFDPEEAGVPKKKKEKPSLTESFKLILRSPELGFIALLIMAYGITINLIEVQWKNQLGLFFGGDKGGYNAFMGNFSTLTGIFTIVFGLVVGSNILRRVSWFSAAVITPLVITLGGFIFFAFIFAKDWVDFILHAISTSPVAAASFLGAGIIIISKGIKYILFDSTKEMAYIPLDDELKTKGKAAVDVIGGRAGKAGGAFVQSNLQMILAAVGISSGAGEVAATAPYAFGIFAVICVLWLFAVKGLSTKVTAAVARRAEETKAAK